The following proteins are co-located in the Paludibaculum fermentans genome:
- a CDS encoding HAD-IIIC family phosphatase, which translates to MNESNNSHQPHHPAFRAAVSANFTAEPIRPVLAFWGRVLNRELDLRFAPYDQILQTVLDPTSEFAQNDHGVNLVLCRYEDLGHFESYGTETLQRLEEIVQELTGALRSAPAHLPAPILFCLCPPSPEFAADPACAASLERARRVIAHTLGETPGIQCIDYTEIDRTYPVENRHDAEGQRLGRIPYTEQYFAALGTALVRRAQAMFMPPYKVIAVDCDNTLWRGICGEDGPAGVTLDGPRRMLHQFLLEQREAGMLLVMASKNNEQDVFDTFAAHPEFPLQLRHFTAWRLNWESKAGNLASLAEELSVGLDTFIFLDDNPKECAEVADGAPEALPLVLPEDIEELPEFLHHIWAFDHPVITEEDRQRSTLYAQTLEFGREIKRATSLEEFIAGLNLRVDFQALAPERLGRVAQLTQRTNQFNCTTIRRNEQEIQALLADGRYRCFTGEVSDRFGEYGLVGVLIVERREAEMRVDTFLLSCRALGRGVEHRMLSALAEEALDNGIYSVSVAFRPTSKNMPARQFLDSVGFGTVETAGDEILYRFPATELQALRWKPSRLDADAAAPKPKSKAKAPAVRRFVEFARIAHDLRTPAQVVNEVRRQAQAALAHSTAPDAPASDVERRLAAIWTELLERPATSVHSNFFDLGGHSLLAVLLLMRVKEEFGVELSVDDVYSGTLTLGELARTIEAHQLGAMDADEYHALLAEIEGLSDEEVQALLQQEEQAGENGQY; encoded by the coding sequence GTGAACGAATCCAACAACAGTCACCAGCCGCATCACCCGGCCTTTCGCGCAGCTGTCAGCGCCAACTTTACGGCCGAACCCATCCGGCCCGTGCTGGCATTCTGGGGCCGGGTCCTGAATCGCGAATTGGATCTGCGCTTCGCGCCCTACGACCAGATCCTGCAGACGGTGCTTGATCCTACATCCGAGTTCGCACAGAACGACCACGGCGTGAACCTGGTGTTATGCCGCTATGAAGATCTGGGCCATTTCGAGAGCTACGGCACCGAAACCCTGCAACGCCTGGAAGAGATCGTCCAGGAGTTGACCGGAGCTCTGCGGTCCGCCCCGGCCCACCTGCCTGCGCCGATCCTTTTCTGCCTGTGCCCGCCCTCGCCGGAGTTTGCGGCCGACCCGGCCTGCGCCGCCAGCCTGGAGCGCGCCCGCCGCGTCATCGCCCATACACTCGGCGAAACGCCAGGCATCCAGTGCATCGACTATACGGAGATCGACCGGACTTACCCGGTGGAGAACCGCCACGACGCCGAAGGCCAGCGCCTGGGCCGCATTCCTTATACGGAGCAGTACTTTGCCGCCCTGGGCACCGCCCTGGTGCGCCGTGCGCAGGCCATGTTCATGCCGCCCTACAAAGTGATCGCGGTGGATTGCGACAACACGCTGTGGCGCGGCATCTGCGGCGAAGACGGCCCGGCTGGGGTCACCCTGGACGGTCCGCGCAGGATGCTGCACCAGTTCCTGCTGGAGCAGCGCGAGGCCGGCATGCTGCTGGTGATGGCCAGCAAGAACAACGAGCAGGACGTCTTCGACACCTTCGCCGCCCACCCCGAATTCCCCCTCCAACTGCGTCACTTCACGGCCTGGCGCCTGAACTGGGAGTCGAAAGCGGGCAACCTGGCCTCTCTGGCCGAGGAGCTGAGTGTAGGCCTGGATACGTTCATCTTCCTCGACGACAATCCCAAGGAATGCGCAGAAGTCGCCGACGGCGCGCCCGAGGCGCTGCCGCTCGTCCTGCCCGAAGACATTGAGGAGCTGCCGGAGTTCCTGCATCACATCTGGGCCTTCGACCACCCGGTGATCACCGAGGAAGACCGCCAGCGCAGCACGCTTTACGCCCAGACCCTGGAGTTCGGCCGCGAGATCAAACGCGCCACCAGCCTGGAGGAGTTCATCGCCGGACTCAACCTGCGCGTGGATTTCCAGGCTCTGGCCCCCGAACGGCTGGGCCGCGTCGCGCAGCTCACCCAGCGCACCAATCAGTTCAACTGCACCACTATCCGCCGCAACGAGCAGGAGATCCAGGCGCTGCTGGCCGATGGCCGCTACCGCTGCTTCACCGGCGAAGTGTCCGACCGCTTCGGCGAATACGGCCTGGTGGGCGTCCTCATCGTGGAACGGCGCGAGGCCGAAATGCGCGTCGACACGTTCCTGTTGAGCTGCCGCGCGCTGGGCCGCGGTGTCGAGCATCGCATGCTCTCCGCGCTGGCCGAAGAGGCCCTCGACAACGGCATCTACTCAGTGAGCGTCGCCTTCCGTCCCACGTCCAAGAACATGCCGGCGCGCCAGTTTCTGGACAGTGTCGGCTTCGGCACAGTGGAAACCGCGGGCGACGAGATCCTTTATCGCTTCCCCGCCACGGAGTTGCAGGCGTTGCGCTGGAAACCGAGCCGCCTGGACGCGGATGCGGCGGCCCCGAAGCCCAAGTCCAAAGCCAAGGCCCCGGCGGTCCGGCGCTTTGTCGAATTCGCGCGCATCGCCCACGATCTGCGCACTCCGGCCCAGGTCGTGAACGAAGTGCGCCGCCAGGCACAGGCCGCGCTGGCGCATTCCACCGCGCCTGATGCCCCGGCCAGTGATGTCGAGCGCCGTCTCGCCGCCATCTGGACGGAACTGCTCGAACGCCCGGCTACGTCGGTTCACAGCAACTTCTTCGACCTCGGCGGACACTCCCTGCTGGCCGTGCTCCTGCTGATGCGGGTGAAGGAAGAGTTCGGAGTCGAGCTGTCAGTAGACGATGTCTACTCGGGCACGCTGACGCTGGGCGAGTTGGCGCGCACCATCGAAGCCCATCAACTGGGCGCCATGGACGCCGACGAGTACCACGCCCTGCTGGCTGAGATCGAGGGACTGTCGGACGAGGAAGTGCAGGCCCTGCTGCAACAGGAAGAGCAGGCAGGCGAGAACGGGCAGTACTAA
- a CDS encoding ThuA domain-containing protein, with amino-acid sequence MRWFALLCILAQAVLAQAVLAQAPAGPPKIKTLLITGGAVGGHDWKTVSPLLAKALTETGRFDVRVTEEFKGAGDETLAGYDLVVLNFYDGRNKDLWWGDRAQNALLNYVREGKGLVMYHFSTAAFDGWTEYEKMSGGNWRPNNGHHSAAHDFTVDITDANHPITMGLTKKLRQPNDELYANLRWQPTGTYHVLATAWDDHKLYNANDKQPKPGDGLNQPMLWTLEYGKGRVFGTALGHDGPAVKTPTFITTFVRGAEWAATGAVTTSIPPKLVGGPKVEETQPRVVTPGVGSAPASDAVVLFNGKDMTGWVKKDGTPSGCKAVKGEMHCKTGAGDAYTAAKIGSAQLHLEFQIPSMPDQKGQLKGNSGVYLQSLTELQVLDGYQNPTYATGVVGAVYDQYPPLVNASRKPGEWSSYDIVLRLPKCNERKQQLEPGFVTVHLNGVLVQERSELRFRPGMCDAAPLMLQDHSGFPGAPDTTMKFRNLWYRPLE; translated from the coding sequence ATGAGATGGTTTGCTCTCCTTTGTATTCTGGCGCAGGCGGTGCTGGCGCAGGCGGTGCTGGCGCAGGCTCCGGCGGGACCGCCAAAGATTAAGACGCTGCTGATTACGGGCGGCGCGGTGGGCGGTCACGATTGGAAGACGGTGTCGCCCCTGCTGGCCAAGGCATTGACGGAGACGGGCCGTTTCGATGTGCGGGTGACCGAGGAGTTCAAAGGCGCCGGCGACGAGACGCTGGCCGGCTATGACCTGGTGGTCCTGAACTTCTACGACGGCCGCAACAAGGACCTGTGGTGGGGCGACCGCGCCCAGAACGCCCTGCTGAACTACGTGCGCGAGGGCAAGGGTCTGGTGATGTACCACTTCTCCACCGCCGCGTTCGACGGCTGGACGGAGTACGAGAAGATGTCGGGCGGCAACTGGCGTCCCAACAACGGCCACCACTCCGCGGCACATGACTTCACGGTCGACATCACTGACGCGAATCATCCCATCACGATGGGGCTGACCAAGAAACTGCGGCAGCCGAATGACGAACTCTATGCCAACCTGCGTTGGCAGCCGACGGGCACCTATCACGTACTCGCCACGGCCTGGGACGACCACAAACTTTACAACGCGAACGACAAGCAGCCGAAACCGGGCGATGGCCTGAATCAGCCGATGTTGTGGACGCTGGAATACGGCAAAGGTCGAGTGTTCGGCACGGCGCTGGGGCATGACGGTCCGGCCGTGAAGACGCCCACGTTCATCACGACCTTTGTCCGTGGAGCCGAGTGGGCGGCCACTGGCGCAGTGACTACGTCCATTCCTCCCAAGCTGGTGGGCGGGCCCAAAGTGGAAGAGACTCAGCCGCGGGTAGTGACACCGGGCGTCGGCTCGGCGCCTGCGTCGGATGCGGTAGTCCTGTTCAACGGCAAGGACATGACGGGCTGGGTGAAGAAGGACGGAACCCCCTCGGGCTGCAAGGCAGTGAAGGGCGAGATGCACTGCAAGACGGGCGCGGGCGATGCCTATACGGCGGCGAAGATCGGCAGTGCGCAGCTCCACCTGGAGTTCCAGATCCCGTCGATGCCCGACCAGAAGGGCCAGCTCAAGGGCAACAGCGGCGTCTATCTGCAATCGCTGACGGAATTGCAGGTGTTGGACGGGTATCAGAATCCGACGTACGCGACGGGCGTGGTGGGGGCGGTCTACGACCAGTATCCGCCGCTGGTGAATGCGTCACGCAAGCCGGGCGAGTGGTCGAGTTACGACATCGTCCTGCGCCTGCCGAAGTGCAACGAGCGGAAGCAGCAACTGGAGCCGGGCTTCGTCACGGTGCACCTGAACGGCGTCCTGGTGCAGGAGCGGAGCGAGCTGCGCTTCCGGCCCGGCATGTGCGACGCCGCTCCGCTGATGCTGCAGGATCATTCGGGCTTCCCAGGGGCTCCGGATACCACGATGAAGTTCCGGAACCTTTGGTACCGGCCCTTGGAATAG
- a CDS encoding Gfo/Idh/MocA family protein, with the protein MTIFRTLALATLAATVFAQDAAPPLRLAIAGLVHGHVDGFLRNARGKRVQIVGLYDPDTKLHAKYAEKYHLEANLFFTDLNVMLDKTKPEAVASFTSTYDHPVVVQAAAARKIHVMMEKPLAVSTDHARAIQKAAASSGIHVIVNYETTWYRSHGAIYDLVKKQKAIGDIRKMVAMDGHQGPKEIGTGPEFFGWLTDPVKNGAGALFDFGCYGANLMTWLMDGQRPIAVTAMTQRIKPAIYPNVDDEANVLVEYPKAIGIIEGSWNWPYSRKDLEVYTEKGTAIAVGGNILRTRQPGHNDERTETPAALPADESDSISYLTAVVRGTLKPSGLSSLENNMVVTEILEAARESAKTGRRVTLK; encoded by the coding sequence GTGACCATTTTTAGGACCCTCGCTCTCGCTACCCTCGCCGCCACGGTTTTTGCCCAGGATGCAGCCCCTCCCCTTCGCCTCGCCATCGCCGGACTGGTCCACGGCCACGTCGATGGATTCCTGCGCAACGCCCGCGGCAAACGCGTCCAGATCGTCGGACTCTACGACCCCGACACCAAACTTCACGCCAAATACGCGGAAAAGTACCACCTCGAAGCCAATCTGTTCTTCACTGACCTCAACGTGATGCTCGACAAGACGAAGCCGGAGGCGGTGGCGTCGTTCACCTCCACCTACGATCACCCGGTGGTGGTCCAGGCCGCGGCTGCCCGAAAGATTCACGTGATGATGGAAAAACCGCTGGCCGTGAGCACGGATCACGCCCGCGCCATCCAGAAGGCCGCCGCCTCGTCAGGCATCCACGTGATCGTCAATTATGAGACCACGTGGTATCGCAGCCATGGCGCGATCTACGATCTGGTGAAGAAGCAGAAGGCGATCGGCGACATCCGCAAGATGGTGGCGATGGACGGACACCAGGGTCCGAAGGAGATCGGGACCGGGCCGGAGTTCTTCGGCTGGCTGACGGATCCGGTGAAGAACGGCGCCGGCGCCCTGTTCGATTTCGGCTGCTATGGTGCCAACCTGATGACCTGGCTGATGGACGGCCAGCGGCCCATCGCCGTCACCGCCATGACACAGCGCATCAAGCCCGCCATCTATCCGAATGTGGATGACGAAGCCAATGTGCTAGTGGAGTATCCCAAGGCCATCGGCATCATCGAAGGCTCCTGGAACTGGCCCTACAGCCGCAAGGACCTCGAGGTTTATACGGAGAAGGGCACCGCAATCGCCGTGGGCGGCAACATCCTGCGGACGCGGCAGCCAGGCCATAACGACGAACGGACAGAAACGCCCGCGGCCCTGCCGGCCGACGAGAGCGATTCGATCTCCTACCTCACGGCGGTGGTGCGCGGCACCCTCAAGCCCTCCGGACTCTCGTCCCTCGAGAACAACATGGTGGTGACCGAGATCCTGGAGGCCGCCCGCGAATCAGCCAAGACGGGGCGCCGCGTCACCTTGAAGTAG
- a CDS encoding TfoX/Sxy family protein, with product MGASNQYLEFLHEWLSPLGEISARAMLGGHCLYCDGLTFALVAGNTLYLKADDLSRTQFTELGLKPFQPFPDKPEVMQYYPPPPAFFDNEEEMERWGRLAVEAARRAKARKGKRKRA from the coding sequence ATGGGTGCGAGCAATCAATATCTGGAGTTCCTGCACGAGTGGCTTTCCCCGTTGGGAGAGATCTCGGCGCGGGCCATGCTCGGCGGCCACTGTCTCTATTGCGATGGACTCACCTTCGCCCTGGTGGCCGGCAACACGTTGTATCTGAAGGCGGATGATCTCTCCCGGACGCAGTTCACCGAGCTCGGCCTGAAGCCCTTTCAACCCTTCCCCGACAAGCCGGAGGTGATGCAGTACTACCCACCGCCGCCTGCGTTTTTCGACAATGAAGAAGAGATGGAACGGTGGGGGCGCCTGGCTGTCGAGGCCGCCCGGCGGGCGAAGGCCAGGAAAGGGAAACGCAAGCGTGCCTGA
- a CDS encoding sigma 54-interacting transcriptional regulator, protein MDDSFLALLDVSRSILRHQDMQALLRDLYNSLPKVVELDYVTIVLHDAARDEMRMHWLETSDGHIPEVPNPAMKVDESPAGLSWRKQAPVLIDDLAQEQRWPYLMSKLRENGVASSAYLPLTTAQRKLGALGFGRTHRKPFERREIEFMQHVSSQVAVAVDNVLNYEKALCFQKKLEHERDRLNVLLEITNALMGSLEPRALFSGIVGGLRRVVAHDYASLAVLSPDRAVMQLYALDYPSGELFMKEGMDIPLGLSPARIAVETQKPLIADRAKLMEFDSPVSRRLLEEGFQSAVSVPLIVRGKVIGTLNLSSFEKNAFHDEDVQFLTQVAAQIAIAVSNTFAFREIQVLRDKLSDEKLYLEEEIRTEYDFREMIGDNAAFRAVLQQVQTVAPTDASVLIIGETGTGKELIARAIHELSPRAQRTFVKLNCAAIPTGLLESEMFGHERGAFTGAIQQKLGRFELAHEGTLFLDEVGDIPLELQPKLLRALQEHEFERLGGTKTLKVNVRLVAATHRNLQQMVADGSFRMDLFYRLNVFPVLLPPLRSRRDDIPLLVRHFVQKFARRMGRRIERIPGETMEALTRYDWPGNVRELENLMERAVILSPNELLRVPLSELKNAALPDGASPSAAVQASLTLEEAERVHILQVLRESKWQLSGEGGAAARLGMKRTTLQSRMKKLGIARPV, encoded by the coding sequence GTGGACGACAGCTTCCTGGCCCTGCTCGATGTCTCGCGGTCCATTCTGAGGCATCAGGATATGCAGGCTTTACTGCGCGACCTGTACAACAGCCTGCCCAAGGTGGTGGAGCTGGATTACGTCACCATCGTGTTGCACGATGCGGCGCGTGACGAGATGCGGATGCACTGGCTGGAAACGAGCGACGGCCACATCCCCGAAGTACCCAACCCCGCGATGAAGGTCGATGAGTCGCCGGCGGGCTTGTCCTGGAGGAAGCAGGCTCCAGTGCTGATCGACGATCTGGCCCAGGAGCAACGCTGGCCTTACCTGATGAGCAAGCTGCGCGAGAACGGAGTCGCTTCCAGCGCCTACCTGCCGCTCACGACAGCCCAGCGCAAGTTGGGCGCCCTTGGCTTCGGCCGGACTCATCGGAAACCCTTCGAGCGGCGCGAAATCGAGTTCATGCAGCATGTGTCGTCGCAGGTGGCGGTGGCTGTCGACAACGTCCTCAACTACGAGAAGGCCCTCTGCTTCCAGAAGAAGCTAGAGCATGAACGTGACCGGCTGAACGTCCTACTGGAGATCACGAATGCGCTGATGGGCTCGCTGGAGCCAAGAGCGCTCTTCTCCGGGATCGTCGGCGGACTGCGGCGCGTGGTGGCTCACGACTACGCGAGCCTGGCAGTGCTTTCGCCCGATCGCGCGGTAATGCAGCTCTACGCGCTGGACTACCCCAGCGGTGAACTGTTCATGAAGGAGGGAATGGATATCCCGTTGGGACTCTCCCCCGCCCGGATCGCGGTGGAAACCCAGAAGCCCCTGATCGCGGATCGCGCCAAGCTGATGGAGTTCGACAGCCCGGTCTCCCGGCGGCTGCTGGAAGAGGGCTTCCAGAGTGCTGTCAGCGTGCCCCTGATTGTGCGCGGCAAGGTGATCGGCACGCTAAACCTGAGCAGCTTCGAGAAGAACGCGTTCCACGATGAGGACGTCCAGTTCCTGACGCAAGTGGCCGCGCAAATCGCGATTGCGGTGTCCAACACCTTCGCGTTTCGCGAGATCCAGGTACTGCGCGACAAGCTGTCCGATGAGAAGCTCTACCTGGAGGAGGAGATCCGCACCGAGTACGACTTCCGCGAGATGATCGGCGACAACGCAGCGTTCCGCGCCGTCCTGCAACAGGTGCAGACCGTGGCGCCGACCGACGCGAGCGTATTGATCATCGGCGAGACCGGCACCGGCAAGGAACTGATTGCGCGGGCGATCCACGAGCTCAGCCCGCGCGCGCAGCGCACCTTTGTCAAACTGAACTGCGCGGCGATCCCGACGGGCTTGCTGGAAAGCGAAATGTTCGGACACGAGCGCGGCGCATTCACCGGTGCGATCCAGCAAAAACTGGGCCGGTTTGAGCTGGCGCACGAAGGGACCCTGTTCCTGGACGAGGTAGGCGACATCCCGCTGGAGCTGCAGCCGAAATTGCTGCGAGCCCTGCAGGAACATGAGTTCGAGCGGCTCGGCGGGACAAAGACCCTGAAGGTGAACGTACGCCTGGTGGCGGCGACCCACCGCAACCTGCAGCAGATGGTGGCCGATGGCAGCTTCCGCATGGACCTGTTCTACCGGCTGAACGTATTCCCGGTGCTGCTGCCGCCGCTGCGGTCGCGGCGCGACGACATCCCGCTGCTGGTGCGGCACTTCGTGCAGAAGTTCGCGCGCCGCATGGGCCGCCGGATCGAGCGGATTCCCGGCGAGACCATGGAGGCATTGACCCGCTACGACTGGCCCGGCAATGTGCGCGAGTTGGAGAATCTGATGGAGCGCGCGGTGATCCTGTCGCCGAACGAACTGCTGCGGGTGCCCCTGAGTGAGCTGAAGAATGCGGCTCTACCCGACGGGGCATCGCCCTCGGCAGCGGTGCAGGCCTCCCTGACGCTGGAGGAAGCCGAGCGCGTCCATATCCTGCAAGTCCTGCGGGAGTCCAAGTGGCAGTTGAGCGGTGAAGGCGGTGCGGCCGCTCGTTTGGGGATGAAGCGCACCACCCTGCAATCGCGAATGAAGAAGCTGGGCATCGCCCGCCCGGTCTGA